In one Molothrus ater isolate BHLD 08-10-18 breed brown headed cowbird chromosome 6, BPBGC_Mater_1.1, whole genome shotgun sequence genomic region, the following are encoded:
- the GNPNAT1 gene encoding glucosamine 6-phosphate N-acetyltransferase: MMPVATVMPDDTPMFDPRILQELDWSENTTTFSPAISPLDPGDGLVLRPLCTADVNRGFFKVLGQLTETGVVSPEQFIKTFEHMKRSGDYYVTVVEDTNLGQIVATATLVIEHKFTHSCAKRGRIEDVVVSGECRGKQLGKLLTSTLTLLSKRLNCYKITLECLPKNVDFYKKFGYLVSDENYMFQRFFN, from the exons ATGATGCCCGTGGCCACCGTGATGCCCGATGACACGCCCATGTTCGACCCCAGGATCCTGCAGGAACTCGACTGGAGTGAGAACACCACGACCTTTTCTCCTGCCATTTCTCCACTGGATCCAGGGGATGGGCTGGTCCTGAGGCCACTCTGCACAGCTGATGTAAATCGAG GCTTTTTTAAGGTTCTGGGTCAGCTGACAGAAACAGGAGTGGTGAGCCCGGAGCAGTTCATCA AAACCTTTGAGCACATGAAGAGGTCTGGAGATTACTACGTGACCGTGGTGGAGGACACCAACCTGGGGCAGATCGTTGCCACGGCAACCCTGGTTATAGAACACAAATTCACTCACTCCTGTGCCAAG AGAGGCAGGATAGAAGATGTGGTGGTCAGCGGGGAGTGCAGAGGGAAGCAGCTTGGAAAACT atTAACGTCCACCCTCACCTTGCTAAGTAAGAGACTGAACTGTTACAAAATCACTCTGGAGTGTCTGCCCAAAAATGTGGATTTCTACAAGAAGTTTGGCTACTTGGTATCTGATGAAAACTACATGTTTCAACGGTTCTTTAATTAA
- the STYX gene encoding serine/threonine/tyrosine-interacting protein produces MELAKPAFPALPQAKEDSEDWTYPMRREMQEILPGLFLGPYSSAMKSKLPILQKHGITHVICIRQNIEANFIKPNFQQLFRYLVLDIADNPVENIIRFFPMTKEFIDGSLQSGGKVLVHGNAGISRSAALVIAYIMETFGVKYRDAFTYVQERRFCINPNAGFVHQLQEYEAIYLAKLTIQMMSPLQLERSLSVPPGSTGSLKRMHEEDEDLGTMQVAAAQNG; encoded by the exons ATGGAGCTCGCCAAACCGGCCTTCCCCGCGCTGCCGCAGGCCAAAGAGGACTCTGAG gattggACCTATCCCATGAGGAGAGAGATGCAG GAAATCTTACCTGGGTTATTTTTAGGCCCATATTCTTCAGCTATGAAAAGCAAG CTACCTATACTCCAGAAACATGGAATAACCCATGTAATATGCATACGGCAGAACATTGAAGCAAATTTTATTAAACCAAACTTCCAGCAGTTATTTAG GTATTTAGTCTTGGATATTGCAGATAATCCAGTGGAGAATATAATCCGATTTTTCCCTATG actaAAGAATTTATTGATGGAAGTTTACAAAGTGGAG gaaAAGTTCTTGTCCATGGGAATGCAGGGATTTCTAGAAG TGCTGCCTTAGTTATTGCATACATAATGGAAACATTTGGGGTGAAGTACAG GGATGCATTTACTTATGTCCAAGAAAGAAGATTCTGTATTAATCCTAATGCTGGATTTGTCCATCAACTTCag GAATATGAAGCCATCTATCTAGCAAAATTAACCATCCAGATGATGtcacctctgcagctggagagatCCCTCTCAGTCCCACCTGGCAGCACAG GAAGTTTGAAGAGGATGCACGAGGAGGATGAAGATCTTGGCACCAtgcaggtggcagcagcacagaatggcTGA